Within Dreissena polymorpha isolate Duluth1 chromosome 13, UMN_Dpol_1.0, whole genome shotgun sequence, the genomic segment GTTTATTCGCACGTGTATGTTTATGATTAATTATGGTGTACGTGTGAGGTTCGGCCCGATATTTGATCATTTTTAGTTGGTAGCGTTTACAGAGCtggttttgcaaatcagtatttGCTTAGCtagcttagctacgctaaggactgtaactcactacgctaggaacgattaccactgcctgtttgcactgcagacgacgaatgcttaggagcgtctgctatactactgcagtgggtgtatttaccagcttgtaagtcgacattggccagtttagtgttaatcattgaaatctgtacatattggctacTTTTAGGGAAAAggggctcaatgcatgtcaaataagattagcctttgcacactgattaacctgtgcaatgcgcacaagctaatcaaggacaacaacagcaaacaacttAAGTGCCTTCAGGGCTTTTATTTTAAACCCCTATTTGTTTGTGTTGACCGTTCTAATGCGGTGAACATaaatgtagtattgtgtttgttgTATTTCCCTCTGAAATGTAATTTCTATGTGGCTCATTGTgtacataaatatttaagttataattgGTGGGTTATTTGTCAGGTATGGCAAGCTTTCATATCAGTTTGCACCCCTTTATTGTAAATCAATGAGGATGTAGCCCTCAAGCCATAGGTTTAACCCAATGGTATAATGTGAGAAGTATTTCTGGTTCAAATAGTTCTCAAAACACTGATGATGCTTTCAAAGTAAACAATCCATTCAATGACAGTTTACCACAGTTTGTTAACATTTTCACTCGTCTGTTACAGAATGGACAGTACAACACGTTCGCAAACCTTCATCGGGGTATTGTTACCACGTCAGCACACAGGGGTCCCAACTTTCTCGGGTGGCACAGAGTATATCTAGCTTTGTAAGACACAAACAAAATTCGATGTCATACACTGCCTCAATTGTAATTCGATTGTTATTGTTATAAGGTTTGTTGTATAGCGTTTGCAATGCCCATGCATTATATATGTTCCACTTTGATTGTTACAGGTTTGAGGAAGCAATACGAAGAATTAACAGGCAAGTTTCACTCCCATACTGGGATACCACCCTAGACTTCGATATGGTCAATCCAGCAACCACAATTGTGTTCTCATCGGCGTTTTTTGGAAACGGTGACGGACGGGTGACCACGGGGCCATTCGCAAACTGGGAAACCCCTATCGGAAGGCTGACAAGGAATATTGCAGGAGGAAGTACGCTATTCACCAAAGCGAATATCCGAAGTATCCTGACGCGTTGTCGAACAAGAGAAATCACCGTTCCTACTGCGTTACCTCAGTTCAACTTTGAATCTTTCCACAATGGTCCTCACGTTTGGGTCGGTGGACAAATGTCGGGAACGAATACAGCCGCCCACGATCCCGTATTTTTCCTCTTCCACGCTTTTATAGACTACGTTTGGGAACTGTTTCGCGTCCACCAATTAAATGATTGTCGAGTCGACCCCAGCACAGATTATCCACCAGTCCTTGGTGAACATGCCCCCAACAGAGCAATGGACGGGTTACCAGGTTACCGCAACATTGATGGTTATCGCAGCTACTGGACGCAAAATTGGTATAGTTACGAAAGTTCTCCGAGCTGCCCAAACTGTAACTCCCCATATTTAAGATGCGACACGGCCCACAGAGTATGCGTGTCCAGTCAACGAACGCTTGCACGCGATGAACCAGCGACTGTTGGTGGTTGGTTTTCTTATGGGGCGGCAGCCAACTCAATATTTTCTCAAGCAAGAGACGATGTTGCAATGCTCAATATCGGTCCATTATTCATAGGGCCACCTGCTGAACCGAGGACTCAGATAGGTCAGGAACGATTACGATTATCACGGATGGGAGTAGGAAAGTAGGGAAAATAAGGAAAGACAATTTCTTCTGTCAACGGCGCTACCTGGCCCGTTTGCTCTGTCtgtaagaaataattaatatgttaCTTTTTACACAAATGATATTGCCTTAAATGGCAATTTATAGTACATGTGTTTTATGGTTATGCTActtattttgaattcaattatgCTGAGAAAAGCAATACACTAGGTGGGACAATATTTCCAAAATTGTTTCAATGTCACAAGGCAAGTCAGTAACCATGGTAGAGGAGCTAAACGACCGCACTTTTGCGCCTTGTCTGTTGTTTGTTctaaattaaacataaaacaaacattagTTATTCTCTAGTGTTATTTACCAGatgtcaaacaataaaataagcatatgttaaattgttttccCAAG encodes:
- the LOC127856144 gene encoding tyrosinase-like protein, which codes for MWKEGRVRWEDYNITKTDIDLVNDLLESMMTPTGVEHSRSKRQSVTPPTGRRIRREYRRLSDGERNAFHTVLQAMKTNGQYNTFANLHRGIVTTSAHRGPNFLGWHRVYLALFEEAIRRINRQVSLPYWDTTLDFDMVNPATTIVFSSAFFGNGDGRVTTGPFANWETPIGRLTRNIAGGSTLFTKANIRSILTRCRTREITVPTALPQFNFESFHNGPHVWVGGQMSGTNTAAHDPVFFLFHAFIDYVWELFRVHQLNDCRVDPSTDYPPVLGEHAPNRAMDGLPGYRNIDGYRSYWTQNWYSYESSPSCPNCNSPYLRCDTAHRVCVSSQRTLARDEPATVGGWFSYGAAANSIFSQARDDVAMLNIGPLFIGPPAEPRTQIGQERLRLSRMGVGK